The following proteins are encoded in a genomic region of Larus michahellis unplaced genomic scaffold, bLarMic1.1 SCAFFOLD_126, whole genome shotgun sequence:
- the LOC141737179 gene encoding protein NDRG2-like, with product MGEIVKNFLVVHVDPPGMEEGAPPYPPGYQYPSLEQLAKMIPCILQYLNIASIIGMGVGAGAFVLAKFGLLHPEAVEGLVLVNIDPQAKGWMDWAAHKLSGLTSSTTDMILAHLFTQEELSAAPPAVQSSRARLGATPNAPLLWGMYNSRGDLGLARSGAGSLRCPMLLVVGDGSPHEEAVVECNAKLDPTQTSFLKMADGGGQPQLSQPAKLTEAFKYFVQGMGYIPHVLDRKRSVGPVAAAAMTHLSRFHTASVSSSASGE from the exons atgggggagatcgtcaagaacttcctggtggtccacgtcgacccccccggcatggaggagggcgcccccccctaccccccagg gtaccagtacccctcgctggagcaactggccaagatgatcccctgcatcctccagtacctcaa catcgccagcatcatcgggatgggggtgggggccggcgccttcgtcctggcgaaatttggg ctgctgcaccccgaggcggtggaggggctggtgctggtcaacattgacccccaggccaagggctggatggactgggccgcgcacaag ctctcgggcctgacgtcctccaccaccgacatgatcctggcccatctcttcacccag gaggagctgtcggccgcccccccggccgtgcagagcagccgggcccggctgggggcgacccccaacgcccccctgctgtggggcatgtacaacag ccgcggtgacctgggcctggcgcgcagcggggccggcagcctgcg ctgccccatgttgctggtggtgggcgacggctccccccacgaggaggccgtg gtggagtgcaacgccaagctggaccccacccagacctccttcctcaag atggcggacggaggggggcagccccagctcagccag ccggccaagctgacagaggccttcaagtacttcgtgcagggcatgggctaca tcccccacgtCCTGGACCGCAAGCGCAGCGTGGGGCCAG tggcggcggcggccatgacGCACCTCTCCCGCTTCCACACCGCCTCCGTCTCCAGCTCCGCCTCCGGGGAGG